The following is a genomic window from Adhaeribacter radiodurans.
GAAATTTTTAGAATTTAAACAGCTTCCTTATCTAACCTCACCAAAAAGAAACAATCCGGAAGAATTTTATCGATTGATTAGATTCCTTCGGATTGTTGACAATAAAAAATAACTGGTATTCTTGTTCTGGTTTACCCCAGATGTTCTATAAAGAAATAATTATTCTAACATTCAAAATTTAAACGTACGCCTTCATGTTCTGAACCGAGATAAGTTTTTCCATAACTAACTCGGTTACTTTCTCTGTTGCCTTCGGAAACACTTTTCTTAAATCTATTTCATCTGTATCTCTCAGGAGAGCCTGCAGGCTTTTCATAAACATATTTTTTATTTCGGTAGCCAAATTAACTTTGCAAATTCCTCTGGAAATGGCGCCCTGCACTTGGTCTTCGGGTATACCGGAGCTGCCGTGCAACACCAGAATAGCATCTGTTTTCGCGTGAATTTCCGATAACAGTGGTAATTGAAGTTTCGGCACTTCCTTGTAAAATCCATGGGCAGACCCAATGGCAACTGCCAGGGCATCCACGCCAGTTTCTTCCACAAATAGGCTGGCTTCCTCCGGACTGGTGAACATTTGCTGCGCATGAGATTGGCCTAATTTAGCGACATATCCTAGCTCCCCTTCGACGGTTGCACCATATTCGGCTGCAATTTTCACGGCTTCTGCCGTTAATTTTATATTGTCTTTAAAAGGCAATTCACTTCCATCAAACATAACGGAATCAAATCCAGCATCCAGACATTTGCGAACAAGTTCCAGGGAGTCGCCATGATCCAGATGAAGCCATCCTTCTACCTCAAACGCTTTCAAGGCACTTCTTCCCATACTAACGGCTGTTTCCAGGCCCATGTATTCGATGGAACTTCTGGTTAATTGTAATATTAATGGTTGCTGCAAGGATGCCGCTGCGCGCAGTACGCCATGAAGCGTTTCCAGATTGTAAAAATTAGTAGCAAGTAAGCCTTTTTTCTGTTCGGTAAGTACTTGCATTTTTTGCTTTAACGTCATTTTAGAGCAGAGGAATTTTAAAAATATCTATTTTATTTAGCGTTATGTTATCTGAGAGGTAGAGCCGGCTTTATACTTCTTTCAATTTTACAGCTTCTGACTCTTTAATCTCTTCCACTTTAGTCTCTTCACTAGCCATTAAAAGAGCCGAGATAATGGCCAATACCATTCCGGTAATAATTACTGGGTGAGGAATAAAGGCATAGATGGTTAATGAGATGATCACCGTCAGGACCGGCGAAAGGGCAGTAGTCATGGGGGCTACAATGATTGCCTTGCCAAACCTAAAAGCATATACCAGACAAAGGGCACCAAAAGCATTTAATATCTGAACTACCGCTGCCAGGTAAGGACCTTTTATTCCCAGA
Proteins encoded in this region:
- a CDS encoding class II fructose-bisphosphate aldolase gives rise to the protein MTLKQKMQVLTEQKKGLLATNFYNLETLHGVLRAAASLQQPLILQLTRSSIEYMGLETAVSMGRSALKAFEVEGWLHLDHGDSLELVRKCLDAGFDSVMFDGSELPFKDNIKLTAEAVKIAAEYGATVEGELGYVAKLGQSHAQQMFTSPEEASLFVEETGVDALAVAIGSAHGFYKEVPKLQLPLLSEIHAKTDAILVLHGSSGIPEDQVQGAISRGICKVNLATEIKNMFMKSLQALLRDTDEIDLRKVFPKATEKVTELVMEKLISVQNMKAYV